Part of the Streptococcus ilei genome is shown below.
TTGAGAACTTGACTAAAAAACGCATGAAAGGTCTCAAGCCAGCAAGTGCAGAAGAAGCCTTCCAAGCTAAGAAGCAAGTAGCTCTTAAGAAAATCGAACGTGATTTTGCTAATGAGGAGATTCGTAGCAACTTTGAGAAGTTTGGCAAGGATGCTCGTCAATTGGCTTCAGAATTCAGCCCAGAAGAATTGGCTATGTACATCCTTAGCTTGACGGTTCAGGATCCAGACAGTCTTCCAGAGGTTGAAATTGCGCGTGAAAAACCACTACCGTTTAAACCGTCTGGTGGTGGATTTGGCGGAAAAGGCAAGTCTGGTCGCGGTGGCCGTCGTGGAGACGACCGTCGAGACCATGAACGCCGTGGCAATGGACGTCGTGATGACTATCGTAAAGGTGGACGCTCAAAGGATCGATTTGATAAAGAGAAGCGTTACCGCAAGGATCATAAAAAACCTCGCAATACTTCAAGTGAGAAGAAAACAGGCTTTGTGATTCGGAACAAAGGGGATAAATAAAATATACAAGGGTAAACACATGTTTACCCTTGTATATTTATAAGGAGACCGAAATTCGTAAACAAAACGTTTGCTATCATCTTGTGACAGCGCTATCAATTCTGTTAACATATTAAGAATACAACTTTTATTTAGCCCTGTCAACAGGTTTGCTAAAAAAAATCTACTTTTTTTAAAAAAAAGAACAAAAAAATGATCATTACACAAAAACGATCAACAAAATAAGTGGTTAATATAGAAAAATTAGAGTGAAATGTTTGTTTCTTATTGAAATTGTTCACTTTTATAGTATAATAAAAGCATAATCAGGAAAGTAGGACGTCATATGAAAGAGAGTAGACATGTAGCAATCTTACAAGAGTTGGATAAAAATGAAGTGGTCTCTGTTAAGGATCTAAGCGATCTCTTAGGTGTCACCGATATGACAATTCGCCGGGATTTGATAGACTTAGAGGAACAAGGTCTATTGGTCCGTGTTCATGGAGGGGCCCATCGAAAAATCAAAGATAGCCTGATAGAAGTTTCCCATACAGAGAAGAACATGTTGAATGTAGAAGAGAAAAGGGAGATTGCTCAAAAATGTGCAGCTTTAATTGATGAAGGCGATACAATTTTTATTGGAGCAGGGACAACTACAGATTTTATCGGCGATTATCTTGATGGGAAACATGTCAGTATTGTCACCAATTCCTTGCCTATTTTTGAAAAATTAAAAGACCAACCTAATTGTGACATCATTTTAGTTGGCGGACGCTATAGGGTCAAGACGCAGACCTTTGTAGGACAGTTTGCAAATAAGCTCTTAAAGGAAATAAAAGTTTCGAAAGCCTTTATCGGGGTAAATGGGATTGATGGTCATACAGCAATGACAGCAAACGAAGAAGAAGGAAATGGTAATAAAATCATTCTCAACAATGCTATTGAAAAGTATGTAGTAGCAGATAACAGTAAGTTTGATAGCTATTCTTTCTATGCCTTTTACCGTCTAGATGATTTAGATGCGGTGATTACAGATCATTCAATCTCTAAAAAGGTGCGTGAGAAATACAATTCTTATACAAAAATTTTGTAAAAATTAGCAAAGTAACAGCTAAACGGCCAGGATTCAAGCAGATTCTGGTCTTTTTCATAGGGGAGGACCTACAAATAAATCTGTAAAAAAATAAACAAAAAAGAACAAAAAATTACATATTGTAATTGACAGCGCATTCATATAGTGATATACTTATCGTGTAAATTAAAAAAAGGTAAAAGTGGAAGGGGTGAAAAGATGGGATTAAATCAACTGTTTAATCGGGAATTAGTCTTTTGCCTAGATGTTGGGAATCAAGAAGAATTGTTTGATCAGGTTGCAACTTTATTGGAAGAACGTCAGATTGTGACAGATTCTTATAGAGCTGCATTGAAAGAAAGAGAGAAATCGTTCCCTACAGGTTTAGATATGGAATTTCTAGGAAAGGATTTGCCAAATGTGGCCATTCCTCATACGGATATTATCCATAACCTGACAGAGAATATTGTAGTCGTTCGATTAAAAAATCCGGTAACCTTCCACAATATGATCGCACCTGATAAGGAAGTAGAAGTCTCGCTTTTATTCTTCATCATTAACAATTCTAGTTCCAGCCAAACAAACATTTTGGCGCATTTGATGGATTTCTTTACGACAAACGGAAATCTTGAAAACATGTCGAAATTGGAAAATGAAGAAGACTTATATCGCTATATCACAGAAGCGATTGCTTAATAGTAACAATTAAATATATTTATAATGGAGGTCATTCAAATGATTAAAATTTTAGCTGCCTGTGGTGCAGGGGTTAACTCAAGCCACCAAATTAAAAGTGCTCTAGAAGAAGAGCTTTCAAACCGTGGATATGATGTACAATGTGATGCGGTAATGGTAAAAGATGTCAATGAAGACTTGATTAGAGGTTATGATATCTTCACGCCAATCGCTGCAACAGATCTAGGCTTTGACCCTGGTATTCCAGTAGTTGAAGCTGGTCCAATCTTGTTCCGTATTCCAGCTATGAGCGCTCCGGTATATGACAATATCGAAGCAGCCATCAAAGAACATGGGTTAAGCTAATTTGTTCTTCTTTTCTTTGTAAGCGATTCCTATATTGGGAGTTGCTAACATTCTTAATTTTGTAAAATATAAAAATATAAATCGGGAGGATTTATTATGAATGGCATTATCGATTTTGCCAATAAGTTTTTCAAACCCATTCTAGATATGGGCGCACCGATCATCATGTTGATCGTCTTGACTTTATTGGCTCTCTTGTTTGGAGTGAAATTCTCCAAAGCGCTTGAAGGTGGTATTAAACTTGCCATCGCCCTTACTGGTATCG
Proteins encoded:
- a CDS encoding PTS sugar transporter subunit IIA, encoding MGLNQLFNRELVFCLDVGNQEELFDQVATLLEERQIVTDSYRAALKEREKSFPTGLDMEFLGKDLPNVAIPHTDIIHNLTENIVVVRLKNPVTFHNMIAPDKEVEVSLLFFIINNSSSSQTNILAHLMDFFTTNGNLENMSKLENEEDLYRYITEAIA
- a CDS encoding PTS sugar transporter subunit IIB, with the translated sequence MIKILAACGAGVNSSHQIKSALEEELSNRGYDVQCDAVMVKDVNEDLIRGYDIFTPIAATDLGFDPGIPVVEAGPILFRIPAMSAPVYDNIEAAIKEHGLS
- a CDS encoding DeoR/GlpR family DNA-binding transcription regulator, with the translated sequence MKESRHVAILQELDKNEVVSVKDLSDLLGVTDMTIRRDLIDLEEQGLLVRVHGGAHRKIKDSLIEVSHTEKNMLNVEEKREIAQKCAALIDEGDTIFIGAGTTTDFIGDYLDGKHVSIVTNSLPIFEKLKDQPNCDIILVGGRYRVKTQTFVGQFANKLLKEIKVSKAFIGVNGIDGHTAMTANEEEGNGNKIILNNAIEKYVVADNSKFDSYSFYAFYRLDDLDAVITDHSISKKVREKYNSYTKIL